The Arachidicoccus terrestris genome includes the window GGTATTGATAATAATATTTATGTGCAAGTCTGTCTCATCATGCTGATCGGCCTGTTGGCTAAAAATGCGATCCTGATCGTCGAATATGCCGTGCAGCGCAGAAAAGCAGGTATGCCGCTGGTGCAATCAGCACTTGAAGCGTCTAAGCTTCGTTTACGTCCTATTCTGATGACTTCGTTTGCCTTTATCGCAGGCTTGTTACCACTGATGCGGGCCACAGGTGCGTCAGCACTGGGCAACCGGTCTATCGGTACGGGCGCTGTAGGAGGAATGCTTACAGGGGTCTTATTGGGTATTTTCATTATCCCCGTGCTTTATGTAATCTTCCAATATCTGCAGGAAAAGATAAGTGGGCCGGCCAGGCAAAAAAGGCTGGCTGCCGCTGCCGCAAATCAGGAAATATCAGACCAGTCAGCGTAAACCATTATCAGCACAATAATTAAATAGATTTTCAATGAATACATACATTCAATATAAAAAAGCTTCTCCTTTAATGATTAGTATCAGGCTGCTTTTTATCCTGGCGCTCATGGCTTTCTGGGTTGCCTGTAAAACACCTGCAGCATTGCAAGGGAAGGATGAACCGCAGGCAATCCCCAGTGTTTACAGTCCGGCGGTCACAACCGGTGAATTAAAAGCATTTGACAGTACAGCTAATCTGGCCAGCCTTCCCTGGGAAGAGTTCTTTAAGGATTCCAGTCTTAGACGACTCATTCAACAAGGCCTGGCTTATAACTATGATCTTAAAAGAGCCATCAACCGGCTGGATATTGCCCGCGTGAATCTGAAACAGGCAAAGCTGTTACAGCTACCTAGCTTGGGCATATCAGCGGATGGAAATTATAACCGGTTTTCTGATAATGGCTTAACAGGAAGCAGTATGTCAGGTGCAGGTATTCATCATTATGAAGACTATAACCTGCAACTGCAGCTTTCATGGGAAGCTGATATCTGGGGCAAGATCCGTAACCAGCAAAAATATGCGTTGGAAGACTATCTGAGAACCGGTGAAGCCGGGCAAGCCATCCGCACGCAGCTCATTGCTGACATCGCTAAAGGTTATTACAACCTTCTTATTCTGGAAAGACAATATCAGATCGCGACCTCCAGTCTGATCCTGGCAGATAGCACGCTCGAATTGACCCGATTGCTTAAAGCCGCCGGTAAGACCAACCAGCTCTCCGTTCAGCAGACCGCTGCACAAAGAGAAACAGTCGCTTTATTACTGCCCGATCTGGAAGACCAGATCGCAGCCCAGCAAAATGCGCTACGGGAACTAACGGGCGCCATGCCCGGCAGTATCGGAGATCATGGCCAGTTAGATGATGTACAATTGCCCGGCGTTATTCAAACGGGTGCACCGGCAGACTTGCTGAGCAACCGCCCTGATGTCAGAACGGTCGAGCTATCGCTAAAAATGGCCATCAGTAAAATAGGGGTGGCAAAAGCCAACCTTTATCCATCGCTGCGTATTACAGCAGCCGGAGGGGTTGAGTCGCTCAAAACAAGCAATTGGTTCAACCTGCCAGCGTCTTTATTCGGCATGGTCGCTGGCAGTATTCTGCAACCCGTATTCCAGCAAGGTGCGTTAAAAAGAGATTACAAAGTGGCACAATTGGAAAAGGAAGATGCGGTTCTGGCCTTCAGGGCATCCGTATTACATGCTGTGACAGAAGTCACCGATGCCTTAACCCACTACCAGAAATTAAATAGCCAATCCATTATGGCGGAGCGGCAGGTAGATACCCTGCAACAGGGTGCAGAAAATGCTTCTCTTCTCTATAAAAGCGGCCTGGCAAATTATCTGGAAGTCATCAGCGCGCAGAACAACTCTCTGCAGGCAGAATTGAACCTGGCGTCTATCCACGGCAGAGAGCTGATCGCTGCAGTTGACATTTATCGCAGCCTGGGTGGTGGAAGAAAGCATTAATCATCTCCTAAAATTTAAAACGATAAACAGACCGTCTAAGATGTTTTGCAGGTTTTAGTTAAACAAAGGTGCCGTACATGGCAACATTTGAATATAATATGCGGCACCTTTCCTTTTTGAAAATAACAATCTTTTTAAAGCGCTGTCCGTTATAGCGGACTTGGCTTTCTTCAGTTAATATTAAAAACTAAATAAAAATCAATGGAAAAAATATTTACACCATTTGATAAAAATGGTTGGCAGTTAAAAAATCATATTGTTATGGCACCTATGACCCGCTCCAGAGCCATCGGGAATATTCCCAATGAGCTTATGGCCACCTATTACGGTCAGCGTACTGAGGCGGGTCTTATTATTTCTGAGGCCACAGCCGTCAGTCCGGATTCATTAGGGTATACAAGGATCCCGGGGATATTCAATCAGGCACAAATAGAAGGCTGGAAAAAAATCACTAGCACAGTGCATCAGAACGGTTCAAAAATATTTTTACAGATCGTCCATGCCGGCAGAATCGGGCACATCGATAATTTGCCGGAAGGTGCGAGACTGGTCGGCGTTTCTGATATTGCAGCCAACGGCCAAATCTTTACGGATACCCGGCAAATGCAAGATTTTTCCCAGCCTTATCCATTGAATACTTCTGAAGTAGAATCAATTATTGATACGTTTGTAACCGCCGCCAGAAATGCCATTCAGGCTGGATTTGACGGTGTCGAACTACACAGTGCCAATGGCTACCTGATGGAACAGTTTTTAAACCCTCATATCAATAACAGAACAGATCGCTTTGGAGGAAGTATTGAAAACAGGAGCCGCTTTGTACTCGCCATCGCCAGTAAAGTTGCCGCAGCCATCGGAAAGTCAAATGTAGGCATCCGGCTCTCCCCGTATTCAACGATCAATGATCTTCCCTCCTATGACAGTACTCAAGTACATGAAACCTATACCTATCTGGCGGAAAAGTTAAATGATATTGGTCTAAGGTACATACATATTGCATCTAACCCTGACGCAGACCGCGCCACCTATAAAGCGTTCCGGGACCTGTTCTCCGGTATTCTGATATACTGTAATGGCTTAGATCAAGGACGTGCCGAAGCGTTGTTGCAGGAAGGTGCCGCTGACCTGGTCGGCTTTGGCAGGCACTTTATTTCGAATCCGGATCTCATTTCAAAAATGCAGCAAAATGTTCAGCTTGTGGAACCGGATTATGCCACCTTTTACGCTGCGGGTGAGCAAGGCTATACAGACTATTCCTTCCTGAACTGAGTTGATGAGGGTTTTTTCTCATTTCCCTAATCCATTATTTGTGTTCAGGATGTCTACCATAAATAGAATGAGGTGCTCCCTTTAAAAAGGCCGCACCTCATTTTTTTTATAACAGAAAGCTATGCCGCTTACTGACGCGTGAACTCATAATATACATAGGCGGTCTGACCGTCCACGTTCACAGGAGACACTAAGGTAAATCCCTGCGGTGTTACATCTGTAATATCCAGCATATACCCTGCGGTCACCCTTTTTGCCTTTTGTCCGTCTATGATTTTCAGCTGAAATTTCTTTTGCCCGCTTTGGTCTGTTCTGACCGACCAAACAATATTACGGACACCAGCGTAACAATCCCCATTGTCTTGTATAGTATAGGTGCCATATCCGTTATGGGGCAAATTCCAGAGGCTGCCTATAAAGCAATTGGGAGTAACATCATCAAAAACAGTTGTTTCCAGTTTGACTTTAGTGAGTATAGTAGCGGAGGTATTGCCTGCATCATCGAAAGTCTCTTTATGAGTGGTGGAGGCTGTGTTCACACCTTCTACCCGGACATCCGTTACGGAATAGTTACCATTCAGATTAATTTTATTAATGGTATGGGATGTTGTAGAACAAGAAACAAAAAACAATACAGTAAAGGCCATCAGTAAGATTCCGAAATGTTTTTTCATGCTTTTAGTTTTAATATGAAACGTATTATAATCAATAGATTGTATAACTAATGGTGGGTTTAATCCCAAAATAAGCATTTTTCATAATGCAATTGAAGTGCCAAAAATGCTTTTCCGGCTTACCAGCTGGCTCTGGCCGTTGGGCTTACGTCCATAGAAGCAAAGTCTCCGGCCTGATATTTATAGTAGCCTGTCATGGCAATCATTCCCGCATTATCTACACAGTATTGAAAATCAGGACGATAAGTAGAAACATTCAACTCTTGCCCCAGATTTTCAAGGGCGGTCCTCAGACCGCTGTTAGCACTGACTCCTCCGGCAATGCAAACATGACTTATGCCTGTCTCTTTAATGGCTTTCTTCAGTTTTTTTATAAGGACTTCAATAATGGTATATTGAATGGAAGCGGCAAGGTCCGGAAGATGATCACGTACAAAATTTGGATCTTCCTGCTGTTGCTTCTGCAAAAAGTAAAGTACGGATGTCTTGACGCCGCTGAAACTAAAATTTAAACCCGGCACCTGAGGTTTAGCAAACGAAAAGGCTAAGGGATCCCCTTGCGCTGCATACTTGTCAATCAAGGGGCCTCCTGGATAAGGCAATCCAAGGATCTTAGCCGTTTTATCAAATGCCTCTCCGGCCGCATCGTCAATGGTTTCGCCCAATACCTCCATTTTGAGGGGACTGCTGGCTTTTACTATTTGGGTATGACCGCCGCTAACCGTCAGACATAAAAAAGGAAATTCAGGTGTATGCTCCCCTATCAAATTAGCCAATACATGTGCCTGCATATGATGTACAGCTATCAGTGGTTTGCCTAATGCCAAAGCCGTAGATTTAGCAAATTGTGCTCCGACCAGCAAGCTGCCAATTAACCCGGGCGCCTGGGTAAAAGCGACCGCATCAATTTCATTTAAGGACCTGCCTGATTCCTTCAACGCGGTATCGACAACAGGGACGATATTCTGAATATGTGCCCTGCTGGCCAGCTCCGGCACCACTCCGCCATATTTTTCATGTATTTTTTGTGTGGCAATAACATTTGATAATATTTTACCATCCACGCAAATGGAGGCACTGGTTTCATCACAGGAGCTTTCAATTCCAAGTATGGTAACGGAAGTGGGCATAATTTGAATAATAATACTATAGCAGCAAAATTAGCCTAATATCCGCCCATTTTCCAAAATATTTCCAGGGAAGTTAATTGCTTCGAATGGCGACAACCGGATTCAATCTTGCGGCAATGGTGGCCGGAATAATGCCGGAAAGTACGCCCAGGCAAATACAAATCGAGAAAGCCAAAACAATGATGCTTCCGGCAATGCCAATCGGGAAAGGCAATATCGGGCCAAGGACCAGGGTAAGTATCCAGACAAGAAAGAGCCCAATAAGCCCTCCGATAATGCAAAGGAAGGCGCTTTCTATCAAAAATTCCGTCATTATCGTTCGACTTTTCGCTCCAATGGCCTTTTTAAGACCGA containing:
- a CDS encoding efflux transporter outer membrane subunit — protein: MNTYIQYKKASPLMISIRLLFILALMAFWVACKTPAALQGKDEPQAIPSVYSPAVTTGELKAFDSTANLASLPWEEFFKDSSLRRLIQQGLAYNYDLKRAINRLDIARVNLKQAKLLQLPSLGISADGNYNRFSDNGLTGSSMSGAGIHHYEDYNLQLQLSWEADIWGKIRNQQKYALEDYLRTGEAGQAIRTQLIADIAKGYYNLLILERQYQIATSSLILADSTLELTRLLKAAGKTNQLSVQQTAAQRETVALLLPDLEDQIAAQQNALRELTGAMPGSIGDHGQLDDVQLPGVIQTGAPADLLSNRPDVRTVELSLKMAISKIGVAKANLYPSLRITAAGGVESLKTSNWFNLPASLFGMVAGSILQPVFQQGALKRDYKVAQLEKEDAVLAFRASVLHAVTEVTDALTHYQKLNSQSIMAERQVDTLQQGAENASLLYKSGLANYLEVISAQNNSLQAELNLASIHGRELIAAVDIYRSLGGGRKH
- a CDS encoding alkene reductase encodes the protein MEKIFTPFDKNGWQLKNHIVMAPMTRSRAIGNIPNELMATYYGQRTEAGLIISEATAVSPDSLGYTRIPGIFNQAQIEGWKKITSTVHQNGSKIFLQIVHAGRIGHIDNLPEGARLVGVSDIAANGQIFTDTRQMQDFSQPYPLNTSEVESIIDTFVTAARNAIQAGFDGVELHSANGYLMEQFLNPHINNRTDRFGGSIENRSRFVLAIASKVAAAIGKSNVGIRLSPYSTINDLPSYDSTQVHETYTYLAEKLNDIGLRYIHIASNPDADRATYKAFRDLFSGILIYCNGLDQGRAEALLQEGAADLVGFGRHFISNPDLISKMQQNVQLVEPDYATFYAAGEQGYTDYSFLN
- the tsaD gene encoding tRNA (adenosine(37)-N6)-threonylcarbamoyltransferase complex transferase subunit TsaD translates to MPTSVTILGIESSCDETSASICVDGKILSNVIATQKIHEKYGGVVPELASRAHIQNIVPVVDTALKESGRSLNEIDAVAFTQAPGLIGSLLVGAQFAKSTALALGKPLIAVHHMQAHVLANLIGEHTPEFPFLCLTVSGGHTQIVKASSPLKMEVLGETIDDAAGEAFDKTAKILGLPYPGGPLIDKYAAQGDPLAFSFAKPQVPGLNFSFSGVKTSVLYFLQKQQQEDPNFVRDHLPDLAASIQYTIIEVLIKKLKKAIKETGISHVCIAGGVSANSGLRTALENLGQELNVSTYRPDFQYCVDNAGMIAMTGYYKYQAGDFASMDVSPTARASW